Proteins encoded together in one Sphingomonas radiodurans window:
- the rpsB gene encoding 30S ribosomal protein S2, whose amino-acid sequence MAAPVVTMQQLIETGAHFGHQTHRWNPKMKPYLFGDRNGVHIIDLSQTVPLFSRALEFISSTVASGGKVLFVGTKRQAQEPVAEAARRAGQHFVNHRWLGGMLTNWKTISNSIKRLKALEEQLAGDTHGLTKKEVLQLTREKDKLEMSLGGIRDMGGVPEIMFVIDANKEELAIKEANTLGIPVVAILDSNVSPDGIAFPVPANDDASRAIRLYCEAVAIAATRGNAEQQRRGGVDFGAMAEPPVEEALTVEPAAADAVEPAAAEAVQGSDPVVVDGTAEESRQIDA is encoded by the coding sequence ATGGCGGCACCAGTCGTCACGATGCAGCAGCTTATCGAAACCGGCGCGCACTTCGGCCACCAGACTCACCGCTGGAACCCGAAGATGAAGCCCTACCTGTTCGGTGACCGCAACGGCGTCCACATCATCGATCTATCGCAGACGGTGCCGCTGTTCTCGCGTGCGCTCGAGTTCATCAGCTCGACCGTCGCCAGTGGCGGCAAGGTTCTGTTCGTCGGCACGAAGCGTCAGGCGCAGGAGCCGGTTGCAGAGGCAGCGCGCCGCGCCGGCCAGCATTTCGTCAACCACCGCTGGCTGGGCGGTATGCTCACCAACTGGAAGACGATCTCCAACTCGATCAAGCGCCTGAAGGCACTCGAAGAGCAGCTCGCAGGCGACACGCACGGCCTCACCAAGAAGGAAGTGCTCCAGCTCACGCGCGAGAAGGACAAGCTCGAGATGAGCCTTGGCGGCATCCGCGACATGGGCGGCGTTCCGGAGATCATGTTCGTGATCGACGCGAACAAGGAAGAGCTGGCGATCAAGGAAGCCAACACGCTCGGCATCCCGGTCGTCGCGATCCTCGATTCGAACGTGTCGCCGGACGGCATCGCCTTCCCGGTGCCGGCGAACGACGATGCGAGCCGGGCGATCCGCCTGTATTGCGAAGCGGTGGCGATTGCAGCGACGCGCGGCAATGCCGAGCAGCAGCGTCGCGGTGGCGTGGACTTCGGCGCAATGGCCGAGCCGCCCGTCGAAGAAGCGTTGACGGTCGAGCCGGCTGCGGCTGACGCGGTGGAGCCGGCAGCGGCTGAAGCCGTGCAGGGCAGCGATCCCGTCGTTGTCGACGGTACCGCCGAGGAATCGCGCCAGATCGACGCGTAA
- the tsf gene encoding translation elongation factor Ts has protein sequence MADITAAMVKDLREKSGAGMMDCKKALNETGGDMNAAMDWLRTKGLAAAAKKSSRTAAEGLVGVATSGTKGAAVEVNSETDFVAKNDQFQDFVREVTQIALATGGDVEALKGEKMPSGTTVEDVLTNNVATIGENQSLRRAKTLEVSKGAVVGYVHNQQSPGLGKIGVLVALESDASDEVLQSLGKQLAMHVAAAFPKALNEADLDEAEIERERAIATEKAGESGKPADIIAKMVEGSIAKYRKEHALVSQLFVMDGKTKISDVVAKAGKDAGTSIVLKDYVRFQLGEGIEKEASDFAAEVAAASGVPQNKQPEPTA, from the coding sequence ATGGCCGACATCACGGCAGCGATGGTCAAGGACCTGCGCGAGAAGAGCGGCGCGGGCATGATGGACTGCAAGAAGGCGCTGAACGAGACCGGTGGCGACATGAACGCCGCGATGGACTGGCTGCGCACCAAGGGGCTCGCAGCAGCCGCCAAGAAGTCCAGCCGCACCGCGGCCGAGGGCCTTGTCGGCGTCGCGACGAGCGGCACCAAGGGCGCCGCCGTCGAGGTGAATTCCGAGACCGATTTCGTTGCGAAGAACGACCAGTTCCAGGACTTCGTTCGCGAAGTGACGCAGATCGCGCTCGCCACTGGCGGCGATGTCGAGGCGCTCAAGGGCGAGAAGATGCCGTCGGGCACGACCGTCGAGGACGTGCTGACTAACAACGTTGCGACGATCGGCGAGAACCAGTCACTGCGTCGTGCGAAGACGCTCGAAGTGTCGAAGGGTGCGGTCGTCGGCTACGTCCACAACCAGCAGTCGCCCGGCCTCGGCAAGATCGGCGTGCTCGTTGCGCTGGAGAGCGATGCGTCGGACGAGGTTCTCCAGAGCCTCGGCAAGCAGCTGGCGATGCATGTCGCCGCGGCCTTCCCGAAGGCGCTGAACGAAGCAGATCTCGACGAAGCCGAGATCGAGCGCGAGCGCGCGATCGCCACCGAGAAGGCGGGCGAGAGTGGCAAGCCGGCAGACATCATCGCCAAGATGGTCGAGGGTTCGATTGCGAAGTATCGCAAGGAGCATGCGCTGGTCAGCCAGCTGTTCGTGATGGACGGCAAGACCAAGATCTCCGACGTCGTCGCCAAGGCGGGCAAGGATGCCGGCACGTCGATCGTGCTGAAGGATTATGTCCGCTTCCAGCTGGGTGAAGGCATCGAGAAGGAAGCGTCCGACTTCGCGGCCGAAGTCGCCGCAGCGTCTGGCGTGCCGCAGAACAAGCAGCCCGAGCCGACCGCCTAA
- the pyrH gene encoding UMP kinase, giving the protein MTSRRYNRILLKLSGEVLMGEGGLAIDPDVTARVAAEIADVKAQGYELCIVVGGGNIFRGLAAAAQGFERATADYMGMLATVMNALAVQNALEQIGVDTRVQSAIPMESVCEPFIRRRAMRHLEKNRVVIFAAGVGSPFFTTDSGAALRAAEMNCDALFKGTSVDGIYDADPKKVPAAKRYETISYNAVLSKNLKVMDASAVALCRDSNIPIVVFNIREHGNFAAVLAGEGVSTIVRSEQESEDAGI; this is encoded by the coding sequence ATGACCAGCCGCCGCTACAACCGCATCCTCCTGAAGCTTTCGGGCGAAGTCCTGATGGGCGAAGGAGGGCTCGCCATCGATCCCGACGTGACCGCGCGCGTTGCCGCGGAAATCGCGGATGTGAAGGCGCAGGGCTACGAACTTTGCATCGTGGTGGGCGGTGGCAACATCTTCCGCGGGCTGGCCGCCGCGGCGCAGGGCTTCGAGCGCGCGACCGCCGATTACATGGGCATGCTCGCGACGGTGATGAACGCCCTGGCGGTTCAGAATGCGCTCGAGCAGATCGGCGTCGACACGCGCGTCCAATCCGCAATTCCGATGGAGTCAGTCTGCGAGCCCTTCATCCGGCGCCGTGCGATGCGGCACTTGGAGAAGAACCGCGTGGTGATTTTCGCTGCCGGTGTCGGCTCGCCGTTTTTCACAACCGACAGCGGCGCAGCGCTGCGCGCGGCCGAGATGAATTGCGACGCGCTGTTCAAGGGCACCAGCGTCGATGGCATCTACGATGCCGATCCCAAGAAGGTGCCAGCCGCCAAGCGTTACGAGACAATCTCGTACAATGCGGTATTGTCGAAGAATCTGAAGGTAATGGATGCGAGTGCCGTGGCTTTGTGCCGCGATTCGAACATCCCGATCGTCGTCTTCAACATCCGCGAGCATGGCAATTTCGCCGCCGTGCTGGCGGGTGAAGGCGTATCGACGATCGTCAGAAGCGAACAGGAGAGTGAAGATGCCGGCATATGA
- a CDS encoding 1-deoxy-D-xylulose-5-phosphate reductoisomerase, protein MKTVTILGATGSVGTSTLDLVERDPEAFRVVALTANCDVTRLAAAAIRTRAQRAVVADEACLPALRDALAGSGIAATGGAAAVCEAAAMGADVTVAAIVGCAGLKPAMVAVEQGGTLALANKEALVSAGDVMKVAVARHGATLLPVDSEHSAIFQCLDARLADRVRRIILTASGGPFRDRTLEEMRAITPAQAVAHPNWSMGAKISVDSATMMNKGLEMIEAYHLFPVTPAQIEVVVHRQSVIHSMVEYVDGSTIAQLGTADMRTPIAGALAWPDRMVTPGERLDLVKIGRLDFEAPDPVRFPALALARAALEAGGARPAILNAANEVAVAAFLAGGIGFLEIAAIVADTLERYDPPAPDTLDAVLDIDRAARALAEERVKERVA, encoded by the coding sequence ATGAAGACCGTCACGATTTTGGGCGCGACCGGTTCGGTCGGCACGTCGACGCTCGACCTGGTCGAGCGCGATCCGGAGGCGTTCCGCGTGGTGGCGCTGACCGCGAATTGCGACGTCACGCGACTGGCGGCGGCGGCGATCCGCACGCGGGCACAGCGCGCGGTGGTGGCCGACGAGGCCTGTCTTCCTGCGCTGCGCGATGCGCTCGCCGGGAGCGGGATCGCTGCAACCGGCGGCGCGGCTGCGGTATGCGAAGCGGCGGCGATGGGCGCTGACGTGACGGTCGCGGCGATCGTCGGCTGCGCGGGTCTCAAGCCGGCGATGGTCGCGGTGGAGCAGGGCGGCACGCTGGCGTTGGCCAACAAGGAAGCGCTGGTTTCGGCCGGCGACGTGATGAAAGTCGCAGTCGCGCGCCATGGTGCGACGCTGCTGCCGGTCGACAGCGAGCATAGCGCGATCTTTCAGTGCCTCGATGCGCGGCTAGCCGACCGGGTACGCCGGATCATCCTAACCGCGAGCGGCGGGCCGTTTCGCGACCGGACGCTCGAGGAAATGCGCGCGATCACGCCGGCGCAGGCGGTGGCGCATCCCAACTGGTCGATGGGTGCGAAGATATCGGTCGATTCCGCAACGATGATGAACAAGGGGCTCGAGATGATCGAGGCCTATCATCTGTTCCCGGTAACGCCGGCGCAGATCGAAGTCGTCGTTCACCGCCAGTCAGTGATCCATTCGATGGTAGAATATGTCGATGGATCGACAATTGCGCAGCTGGGAACGGCGGACATGCGCACGCCGATCGCCGGTGCGCTGGCCTGGCCCGACCGGATGGTGACACCGGGCGAGCGGCTCGACCTGGTGAAGATCGGCCGGCTGGACTTCGAGGCGCCCGATCCGGTCCGCTTTCCGGCCCTGGCGCTTGCCCGCGCGGCGCTGGAGGCAGGCGGGGCGCGGCCTGCGATCCTCAATGCGGCCAACGAAGTAGCGGTCGCGGCGTTTCTGGCTGGTGGCATCGGCTTCCTCGAAATTGCCGCAATCGTCGCCGATACGCTGGAACGCTACGATCCACCGGCACCCGATACGCTCGATGCGGTGCTGGACATCGACCGCGCGGCACGGGCGCTGGCGGAAGAGCGTGTGAAGGAACGCGTCGCTTGA
- the uppS gene encoding polyprenyl diphosphate synthase, producing the protein MSTAPSLAGGVSVTPRHVAIIMDGNGRWAKKRLLPRAAGHKAGVEAVRRVTRHARAIGIEALTIYAFSSENWRRPEEEIGDLMGLLRLFIRSDLAELVRENVRLQVIGDFRRLPADVVSLIDDAVARCAGNTGPILAIALNYGAQSELARAARRLAERLPPEQIDEAAIEAELETRNLPPLDLLIRTSGEHRLSNFLLWQAAYAELLFVDTLWPDFGAADLDAAVAAFGSRQRRFGGL; encoded by the coding sequence ATGAGCACCGCGCCCTCGTTAGCGGGCGGTGTCAGCGTAACCCCGCGGCATGTCGCGATCATCATGGACGGCAATGGTCGCTGGGCGAAGAAGCGACTGCTGCCGCGCGCTGCCGGGCACAAGGCAGGGGTGGAGGCGGTGCGCCGCGTCACCCGCCACGCCCGCGCGATCGGCATCGAAGCGCTGACGATCTACGCTTTCTCTTCGGAAAACTGGCGGCGGCCGGAAGAAGAGATTGGTGACCTGATGGGGCTGCTGCGGCTGTTCATCCGCAGCGATCTGGCCGAACTGGTGCGCGAGAACGTGCGATTGCAGGTGATCGGTGACTTTCGTAGATTGCCGGCCGACGTGGTGTCGTTGATCGACGATGCGGTCGCGCGCTGCGCCGGCAACACCGGACCGATCCTCGCGATTGCATTGAACTATGGCGCGCAATCTGAACTGGCGCGCGCCGCGCGGCGGCTGGCTGAACGGTTGCCGCCCGAGCAGATCGACGAAGCGGCAATCGAGGCCGAACTCGAGACGCGCAATCTACCACCACTTGACCTATTGATCCGCACGTCGGGCGAGCACCGCCTGTCGAATTTCCTGCTGTGGCAGGCAGCTTATGCCGAACTGCTGTTTGTCGACACGCTCTGGCCAGATTTCGGCGCGGCTGACCTAGATGCGGCAGTGGCGGCGTTTGGCAGCCGGCAACGCCGGTTCGGCGGCTTGTGA
- a CDS encoding CDP-alcohol phosphatidyltransferase family protein → MRRGLPLRAVAPNAVTALALCSGLSGVQFAIKARMMEDGLALRTGADLAALADRVGMHWQLAAAFVLIAGILDGIDGRIARLLHGESRFGAELDSLADAISFGVSPALILYLWSLSSLPRFGWIAALMLAVFCALRLARFNANIDSDEQPHKSAGFLTGVPAPAGAALAFLPLFLWFWTEEPLFRSPYVVAPWTALVALLMVSSVATWSWTSMRLRRNIRFEVLAGVVVVGAAAVSAPWHTTSALSLAYLLAIPFSVASYAKIRRLRAPTAGAAAVVPPSA, encoded by the coding sequence ATGCGGCGCGGGCTGCCGCTGCGCGCCGTCGCGCCGAACGCGGTGACGGCGCTGGCGCTTTGCTCCGGGCTTAGCGGGGTGCAGTTCGCGATCAAGGCGCGGATGATGGAAGACGGGCTGGCGCTGCGCACGGGCGCGGACCTCGCCGCGCTTGCCGATCGCGTCGGGATGCACTGGCAGCTGGCCGCCGCCTTCGTGTTGATCGCGGGTATTCTCGACGGAATCGACGGGCGGATCGCGCGGCTGTTGCATGGCGAGAGCCGGTTCGGAGCCGAACTCGACTCGCTGGCCGACGCGATTTCGTTCGGCGTGTCGCCGGCGCTGATCCTGTATTTGTGGTCGCTATCGTCGCTGCCGCGCTTCGGCTGGATTGCGGCGCTGATGCTCGCGGTGTTCTGCGCGCTGCGGCTGGCTCGGTTCAACGCGAATATCGATTCTGATGAGCAACCGCACAAGTCGGCTGGGTTCCTTACCGGCGTACCGGCGCCGGCGGGGGCGGCGCTGGCCTTCCTACCACTGTTTTTATGGTTCTGGACTGAAGAGCCGCTGTTCCGATCGCCGTACGTCGTCGCGCCATGGACGGCGTTGGTCGCGTTGCTAATGGTGTCGAGCGTCGCGACCTGGTCCTGGACCTCGATGCGGCTGCGCCGCAACATTCGGTTCGAGGTGCTGGCTGGCGTTGTAGTCGTCGGGGCCGCGGCAGTTTCGGCGCCGTGGCATACGACGAGCGCGCTGAGCCTCGCCTATCTGCTCGCTATACCGTTCAGTGTAGCGAGCTACGCCAAAATCAGGCGGCTGCGCGCACCGACAGCCGGCGCGGCTGCGGTTGTGCCGCCCAGCGCCTGA
- a CDS encoding M50 family metallopeptidase, protein MIETPGLLLTLLAFVLVIGPLVFVHEMGHYLAGRMFGVKSDAFSIGFGREVAGWTDKRGTRWKIGWLPLGGYVKFAGDMNAVSQPSPEWLALPPEERNKTFQAQPVWQRAIIVAAGPVVNFALAILILAGFAFAYGDMRTPPVVGMVVDGSAAQRAGLQAGDRIARLGDRDVAIFEDMLAYTRIHAGEVTEASLVRGGQALTLPVTIGTEEQTDRFGNHYRIGMLGIGRVDSVTVPVGLLEAPVVAVRRTGEIVSMMVETIGQIIMGRRSVKELGGPLSIAKVSGEQMTQGPDAFVFLIALVSINLGFINLLPVPMLDGGHLLFYAIEAVRRRPVGPEVQEWAFRGGLAAILALMLMVTFNDLGNFGLWRSLASLIG, encoded by the coding sequence TTGATCGAAACTCCCGGCCTGCTGCTGACGCTGCTTGCCTTCGTGCTGGTGATCGGGCCACTCGTGTTCGTCCACGAGATGGGCCATTACCTCGCGGGGCGGATGTTCGGCGTGAAATCGGACGCTTTCTCGATCGGCTTCGGCCGCGAGGTGGCGGGCTGGACCGACAAGCGCGGGACTCGCTGGAAAATCGGATGGCTGCCGCTGGGTGGCTATGTGAAATTTGCCGGGGACATGAACGCGGTGAGCCAGCCGTCGCCGGAGTGGCTCGCGCTGCCGCCGGAAGAGCGCAACAAGACCTTCCAGGCACAGCCGGTGTGGCAACGCGCGATCATCGTCGCGGCGGGGCCGGTCGTAAATTTCGCGTTGGCGATCCTGATCCTCGCCGGTTTCGCCTTCGCTTACGGTGACATGCGGACGCCGCCCGTCGTCGGCATGGTGGTCGACGGAAGCGCTGCGCAGCGCGCCGGCTTGCAGGCCGGTGATCGCATTGCACGGCTGGGCGACCGCGACGTGGCGATCTTCGAGGACATGCTCGCCTATACCCGGATCCACGCAGGCGAGGTGACCGAGGCGTCGCTGGTGCGCGGCGGCCAGGCGCTGACGCTGCCAGTGACGATCGGAACGGAGGAACAGACCGATCGCTTCGGCAATCACTACCGCATCGGCATGCTAGGGATCGGCCGGGTCGATAGCGTGACGGTGCCGGTAGGGTTGCTCGAGGCGCCGGTGGTAGCGGTGCGACGGACGGGTGAAATCGTATCGATGATGGTCGAAACGATCGGCCAGATCATCATGGGGCGCCGCTCGGTAAAGGAGCTCGGCGGGCCGCTATCGATCGCCAAGGTTTCGGGCGAGCAGATGACGCAAGGGCCGGATGCCTTCGTGTTCCTGATCGCGCTGGTTTCCATCAATCTCGGGTTCATCAACCTGCTGCCAGTTCCGATGCTGGATGGTGGACATTTGCTGTTCTACGCCATCGAGGCGGTGCGGCGGCGGCCAGTGGGGCCGGAGGTGCAGGAATGGGCTTTCCGCGGCGGATTGGCGGCAATTCTTGCGCTGATGCTGATGGTTACGTTCAATGATCTGGGGAATTTCGGGCTTTGGCGCAGCCTCGCAAGCTTGATTGGCTAA
- a CDS encoding phosphatidate cytidylyltransferase, whose translation MIASVAMIAGASAALWVGGIAFWLLAVVIALLMMAEWADLQKVTPREKRLAQYGLSAPLAVMAPASLVLETRDFFSLGLLAGAAFFVAAVTRRSALGSGVIYCGLPVLALVFIRRQDEGLLWAFWALSLVWATDIGAFFAGRTIGGPKLAPRLSPNKTWAGLIGGVAAASVLALALHVQFGLPWRMTLATPFLAVLAQGGDLYESWLKRRAGVKDSGTILPGHGGVLDRIDGVVPVAPVAALLVIAPYLYR comes from the coding sequence ATGATCGCTAGTGTGGCGATGATCGCGGGCGCCAGCGCAGCGCTGTGGGTTGGCGGGATCGCCTTCTGGCTGCTTGCGGTGGTGATCGCGCTGCTCATGATGGCGGAATGGGCCGATCTGCAGAAGGTGACGCCGCGCGAGAAGCGTTTGGCGCAATATGGCCTGTCCGCCCCGCTCGCGGTGATGGCGCCGGCGTCGCTCGTGCTGGAAACGCGTGATTTCTTTTCGCTGGGGCTGCTGGCCGGTGCGGCGTTCTTCGTCGCGGCGGTGACGCGGCGATCGGCGCTGGGGAGCGGCGTGATCTACTGCGGGCTGCCGGTGCTCGCGCTGGTATTCATTCGGCGGCAGGACGAGGGGCTGCTGTGGGCCTTCTGGGCACTGTCGCTCGTCTGGGCGACGGATATCGGGGCGTTCTTTGCCGGGCGGACGATCGGCGGGCCGAAGCTGGCGCCGCGGCTATCGCCGAACAAGACTTGGGCCGGGCTGATTGGCGGCGTCGCTGCGGCGAGCGTGCTGGCGCTGGCGTTGCACGTACAGTTCGGCCTGCCTTGGCGCATGACGCTGGCGACGCCTTTCCTGGCGGTGCTGGCGCAAGGGGGAGACTTGTATGAAAGCTGGCTCAAACGGCGGGCGGGCGTGAAGGATTCGGGCACTATCCTGCCGGGCCATGGCGGTGTGCTCGACCGGATTGACGGCGTCGTGCCGGTGGCGCCGGTTGCGGCACTACTCGTGATCGCGCCATACCTGTACCGATGA
- the frr gene encoding ribosome recycling factor, with amino-acid sequence MPAYDKADLERRMAGAVESLKSDLGGLRTGRASTALLDPVTVEVYGSQMPLNQVATVSVPEPRMLSVQVWDKSNVGPVEKAIRSAGLGLNPINDGQTLRLPIPDLTEERRKELAKLAGSYSEKAKIAVRNVRRDGMDNLKTDEKKGVISEDERKRHETEVQKLTDSTTAEIDAVANAKEKEILGK; translated from the coding sequence ATGCCGGCATATGACAAGGCAGACCTCGAGCGCCGCATGGCGGGCGCGGTCGAGTCGCTGAAGAGCGATCTCGGCGGCCTGCGCACTGGCCGGGCGTCGACCGCGTTGCTCGATCCGGTGACGGTCGAAGTCTATGGCTCGCAGATGCCGCTCAACCAGGTTGCGACCGTGTCCGTTCCCGAGCCGCGCATGCTTTCGGTGCAGGTGTGGGACAAGAGCAATGTCGGGCCGGTGGAAAAGGCGATCCGCTCCGCCGGCCTCGGGCTCAACCCGATCAATGACGGGCAGACCCTGCGCCTGCCGATCCCGGACCTGACCGAAGAGCGCCGCAAGGAACTGGCCAAGCTCGCGGGCTCGTATTCGGAAAAGGCCAAGATCGCGGTGCGCAACGTGCGCCGTGACGGAATGGACAATCTGAAGACCGACGAGAAGAAGGGCGTGATTAGCGAGGACGAGCGCAAGCGCCACGAAACCGAAGTGCAGAAGCTGACCGACAGCACGACCGCCGAGATCGACGCGGTGGCGAACGCCAAGGAAAAGGAAATCCTGGGGAAGTGA
- the bamA gene encoding outer membrane protein assembly factor BamA, with translation MLSGIPTLALAQAVPATQAPAEPAPAAAPVAPAVERQIKSLRVEGSQRIEAETALSYTKLRIGQTYTNETLDQAIKDLYASDLFADVTVSGAESGDIVLRVRENPIINRVILEGNKRLKEDKITKEIRLKPRQVFTRTAVRQDVARIVELYRRQGRFGASVAPKMVALDQNRVDVVFEISEGPKSKVRQINIIGNEVFDDDKLREQMATKQARLFRLLSSNTTYDQDRLAYDQQKLRQFYLTEGYADFRVTSAVAELTPDKEDFIITYVVEEGARYKFGEVSVDSDIRDFDDKALAKTLALKKGDWYNAKLVEDTVDSLSQTTGLFGYAFTEISPEFQRDKDALTMTINFHIAEAKRSYIERVDITGNTQTQDKVIRREIRLAEGDAFNSFQVKRSQDRINSLGYFQEKFEIKQTPGSTPDRVILGANVEERATGELQLSAGFSSLERFILQFNITQRNFRGKGQELRLGVNYSSYSKSVELGFTEPYLFDKNIAVGVDVFRRDFNAFNFVGNDRQTTYSQVSTGFQVRAGVPMTEYWSLSARYGLSYDEVGLDDQFFRNGQCSPLIAGRYLCDAIGNRLTSSVGYSLIYDSLNSRLRPTAGQRFTFSQDFAGLGGDVKYLRTRFDAAKYWGIGSGFVLSALAEGGYIRSFEGDRGPGIDGIRITDRFYLGEPQFRGFNIRGVGPRVQRIPYTTDATGKQVLVTDRNSITDDALGGKAYYLSRLELEIPLGAGARELGLRPSVYVQAGSLFSIRRPLPTAEFPTTVNANGETIVLPLPERNDAGQTLYTLPSGERTTCAAGIPGANGSCNGIIPNGSTNLSDPFLERFLGDSPKPRLSVGFGVNWTSPFGPLRIDIARALLKQDGDDDKLITFNVGTQF, from the coding sequence ATGCTTAGCGGGATTCCGACTCTGGCACTTGCTCAGGCCGTGCCTGCAACTCAGGCTCCTGCCGAGCCGGCACCCGCGGCCGCGCCGGTTGCGCCTGCGGTGGAGCGGCAGATCAAGTCGCTGCGTGTCGAGGGATCGCAGCGCATCGAGGCGGAAACTGCGCTCAGCTACACCAAGCTGCGGATCGGCCAGACGTATACCAACGAGACGCTCGATCAGGCGATCAAGGATCTGTACGCGAGCGACCTGTTCGCGGACGTCACGGTATCCGGCGCCGAGAGCGGCGACATCGTGCTGCGGGTGCGCGAGAACCCGATCATCAACCGCGTGATCCTGGAGGGCAACAAGCGCCTGAAGGAAGACAAGATCACGAAGGAGATCAGGCTCAAGCCGCGCCAGGTGTTCACGCGGACGGCGGTGCGGCAGGACGTGGCGCGGATCGTCGAACTGTATCGTCGCCAGGGCCGGTTCGGCGCCAGCGTCGCGCCCAAGATGGTCGCGCTCGATCAGAACCGCGTCGACGTGGTGTTCGAGATCAGCGAAGGGCCGAAATCCAAGGTCCGCCAGATCAACATCATCGGCAACGAGGTGTTCGACGACGACAAATTGCGCGAGCAGATGGCGACAAAGCAGGCACGCCTGTTCCGCTTGCTCTCGTCCAACACGACCTACGATCAGGATCGGCTGGCGTACGACCAGCAGAAGCTGCGGCAATTCTACCTGACCGAAGGCTATGCCGATTTTCGCGTGACGAGCGCGGTGGCCGAGCTGACGCCGGACAAGGAAGACTTCATCATCACGTACGTGGTGGAGGAAGGCGCGCGCTATAAGTTCGGCGAGGTGTCGGTCGACAGCGACATCCGCGACTTCGACGACAAGGCGCTGGCCAAGACCTTGGCGCTGAAGAAGGGCGATTGGTACAATGCCAAGCTGGTCGAGGACACGGTCGACAGCCTGAGCCAGACGACCGGCCTGTTCGGCTACGCCTTCACCGAGATCAGCCCCGAATTCCAGCGCGACAAGGACGCGCTGACGATGACGATCAACTTCCACATCGCCGAGGCGAAGCGGTCGTACATCGAGCGGGTCGATATCACGGGTAACACGCAGACGCAGGACAAGGTGATCCGGCGCGAGATCCGGCTGGCGGAGGGCGATGCGTTCAACAGCTTCCAGGTGAAGCGCTCGCAGGACCGCATCAACTCGCTGGGCTATTTCCAGGAGAAGTTCGAGATCAAGCAGACGCCGGGCTCGACGCCCGATCGCGTCATACTGGGCGCGAACGTCGAGGAGCGGGCGACGGGCGAGCTGCAGCTGTCGGCGGGCTTCTCGAGCCTCGAGCGGTTCATCCTCCAGTTCAACATCACGCAACGCAATTTCCGCGGCAAGGGCCAGGAACTGCGGCTCGGCGTAAACTATTCGAGCTATTCGAAGTCGGTCGAGCTCGGCTTCACCGAGCCGTACCTGTTCGACAAGAACATCGCAGTCGGCGTCGATGTGTTCCGGCGTGACTTCAATGCGTTCAACTTCGTAGGGAACGATCGCCAGACGACGTACAGCCAGGTTTCGACCGGTTTCCAGGTTCGTGCTGGCGTGCCGATGACCGAATATTGGTCGCTGTCGGCGCGATACGGCCTGTCATATGACGAGGTCGGGCTGGACGATCAGTTCTTCCGCAACGGCCAGTGCAGCCCGCTGATCGCCGGACGTTATCTGTGCGACGCGATCGGCAACCGATTGACCTCGTCGGTCGGTTATTCGCTGATCTATGACAGCCTCAACAGCCGTTTGCGACCGACCGCCGGACAGCGCTTCACCTTCAGCCAGGATTTTGCCGGGCTGGGTGGTGACGTCAAATATCTGCGCACGCGCTTCGACGCCGCGAAATATTGGGGAATCGGCAGCGGCTTCGTGCTCTCGGCGCTTGCCGAGGGCGGCTATATCCGCTCGTTCGAGGGCGATCGCGGCCCCGGTATCGATGGGATCCGGATCACCGACCGCTTCTATCTGGGTGAGCCGCAGTTCCGTGGCTTCAACATTCGCGGTGTCGGCCCGCGCGTACAGCGTATTCCGTACACGACCGATGCCACGGGCAAGCAGGTTCTGGTGACTGATCGTAACAGCATCACCGACGATGCGTTGGGTGGCAAAGCCTATTATCTCAGCCGCCTAGAACTTGAGATCCCGCTCGGCGCGGGCGCGCGCGAGCTGGGCTTGCGGCCGTCAGTATATGTCCAGGCGGGCAGCCTGTTCAGCATCAGGCGCCCGTTGCCGACCGCCGAATTCCCGACGACGGTCAATGCCAATGGCGAGACGATCGTGCTGCCGTTGCCAGAGCGTAATGACGCCGGCCAGACGCTCTACACACTGCCCAGCGGTGAACGGACGACCTGCGCGGCTGGTATTCCCGGCGCGAATGGATCGTGCAACGGCATCATCCCGAACGGGTCGACGAACCTGTCCGATCCCTTCCTCGAGCGCTTCCTGGGTGATTCACCCAAGCCGCGCCTGTCGGTCGGTTTCGGCGTCAATTGGACCTCGCCGTTCGGACCACTTCGTATCGACATCGCCCGCGCGCTGCTCAAGCAGGACGGCGACGACGACAAGCTCATTACCTTCAACGTAGGAACGCAGTTCTAA